One window of Sphingomonas sp. KC8 genomic DNA carries:
- a CDS encoding efflux RND transporter periplasmic adaptor subunit, whose product MRHFLIPVIALALASCGSGKKAEGGGSQAPLVTAAIVAPARFVERVEAVGTARAREQVTLSAPVTQRIDRISFEDGGFVARGQIIAVLAQGQQNAQLADARARAREAEQQLARLSHLKDRGFATNASVDAQVAAAAASARAQAAEAIASIGDRVIRAPFAGYASLRTVSAGAVVTAGTEIATISDISEIKLDFPVPETMLATIAPGQAIDARSAAYSDQPFRGTIATIDPVVDPATRSVMVRAVLPNGDRRLKPGMLMSVAIEASPRTSPAVPELSVVGQGSDRFVFVIGPDNIVKRVPVKTGVRDRGLIEIVAGLKPGQKVVGEGVVKVADGGKVRTAGADNAASAQRASAGK is encoded by the coding sequence ATGCGACATTTTCTTATCCCCGTCATCGCGCTGGCGCTGGCCTCCTGCGGCTCTGGAAAGAAAGCGGAAGGTGGCGGCAGTCAGGCGCCGCTCGTCACCGCTGCGATTGTCGCTCCGGCGCGCTTTGTCGAGCGTGTCGAGGCGGTTGGCACAGCGCGCGCACGCGAACAGGTTACGCTGTCCGCACCCGTGACACAGCGCATCGATCGGATCAGTTTCGAAGATGGCGGTTTCGTTGCGCGCGGGCAGATCATCGCGGTGCTTGCCCAGGGCCAGCAGAATGCCCAGCTTGCCGATGCCCGCGCCCGCGCCCGCGAGGCAGAGCAGCAGCTGGCCCGCCTGTCGCACCTCAAGGACCGGGGGTTCGCCACCAACGCCAGCGTCGATGCGCAGGTGGCGGCGGCGGCGGCATCGGCCCGTGCGCAGGCGGCGGAGGCGATCGCGTCGATCGGGGATCGGGTGATCCGTGCGCCCTTCGCCGGATATGCGTCGCTGCGAACGGTTTCGGCGGGTGCGGTGGTGACGGCGGGAACCGAAATCGCCACGATCAGCGATATATCCGAAATCAAGCTCGACTTTCCGGTGCCCGAAACCATGCTGGCGACGATCGCGCCCGGACAGGCGATTGACGCGCGTTCGGCCGCATATTCGGATCAGCCGTTTCGCGGCACGATCGCGACGATTGATCCGGTGGTCGATCCGGCCACACGATCGGTGATGGTGCGTGCGGTGCTGCCCAATGGCGATCGCAGGCTGAAGCCCGGCATGCTGATGAGCGTCGCGATCGAAGCCTCGCCGCGCACGTCGCCAGCGGTGCCCGAACTGTCGGTTGTCGGGCAGGGTAGCGACCGTTTCGTGTTCGTGATCGGCCCGGACAATATCGTCAAGCGTGTGCCGGTGAAGACAGGCGTACGCGACAGAGGGCTGATTGAAATCGTTGCAGGGCTGAAACCCGGCCAGAAAGTCGTCGGCGAAGGCGTGGTCAAGGTGGCCGACGGCGGCAAGGTTCGTACTGCCGGGGCCGATAATGCCGCCTCCGCGCAACGGGCGTCGGCAGGGAAATAA
- a CDS encoding Rieske 2Fe-2S domain-containing protein, with protein sequence MATTAEYGLGEQTFPRGWFMVADTDELEGTKPLSVRYFGRDMVLYRGESGALHMVDAYCPHMGAHLGRNTTSYVIRDGNQVEGDSIRCPYHGWRFGPDGRCNQIPYSPQKVPGAAKLESWPVVERAGCIWMWWDPEGGEPEYDLPEFAEYGAPHWVNWKMDRLGLLNSHPIEILDNMADRAHFEPIHGTQDVILFENDFNDHKVVQRMSSGHRTLSAEGGEPLYTDTWYTGPGILISKMEGQFPSIILITHTPVDDGVVKVWHGLLVKVPGAVPSDEELVLAQAYQQASCDAFSQDFEVWANKRPCFNPMAVLGDGPIGKLRIWYRQFYNPRARAPEFRARVNGTIVTRGTVNAPWDQQVA encoded by the coding sequence ATGGCGACGACGGCGGAATATGGCCTTGGCGAACAGACTTTCCCACGCGGATGGTTCATGGTCGCGGATACGGACGAACTGGAAGGCACCAAGCCGCTGTCGGTCCGCTATTTTGGGCGTGATATGGTGCTGTATCGGGGTGAATCCGGCGCGCTTCATATGGTCGACGCTTATTGCCCGCATATGGGGGCGCATCTCGGCCGCAACACCACATCCTACGTGATCCGCGACGGCAATCAGGTCGAAGGGGATTCGATTCGCTGCCCCTATCACGGCTGGCGTTTCGGGCCGGACGGCCGCTGCAACCAGATCCCTTATTCGCCGCAGAAGGTGCCCGGCGCCGCCAAGCTGGAAAGCTGGCCGGTCGTGGAGCGCGCCGGCTGTATCTGGATGTGGTGGGATCCCGAAGGCGGTGAACCGGAATATGATCTGCCGGAATTTGCCGAATATGGCGCGCCGCATTGGGTGAACTGGAAGATGGACCGCCTTGGTTTGCTCAACAGCCATCCGATCGAAATTCTCGATAACATGGCTGACCGCGCCCATTTCGAGCCGATCCACGGCACGCAGGACGTGATTCTGTTCGAAAATGATTTTAACGACCACAAGGTCGTTCAGCGCATGTCGTCGGGCCACCGCACGCTTTCGGCTGAAGGTGGCGAGCCGTTGTACACCGATACCTGGTACACCGGCCCGGGCATCCTGATTTCGAAGATGGAAGGCCAGTTCCCGTCGATCATCCTGATCACGCACACACCTGTCGACGATGGTGTCGTCAAGGTGTGGCACGGCCTGCTCGTCAAGGTGCCGGGCGCGGTTCCGTCCGACGAGGAACTGGTGCTGGCGCAGGCGTATCAGCAGGCGTCGTGCGATGCCTTCAGCCAGGATTTCGAAGTGTGGGCGAACAAGCGTCCCTGCTTCAATCCGATGGCAGTGCTTGGTGATGGGCCGATCGGCAAGTTGCGGATCTGGTATCGCCAGTTCTACAATCCGCGTGCCCGCGCGCCGGAATTCCGCGCCCGCGTCAACGGCACGATCGTCACGCGCGGCACGGTCAACGCGCCATGGGACCAGCAGGTCGCCTGA
- a CDS encoding EthD domain-containing protein, giving the protein MEKIIYALWRSDAVPADLFNRRLLEEVAPALGAHTLAVRVNVADDAVVGGNVPRIANIRPQMDAVIQVWVNCSHDPYRKPIDDIIAAVAPRFAAWLVCESVPLPNTLHPPVPGQRTAGFSQLAFIGQPPKMTHEEFVHNWKTVQTSVAIETQANFEYRQNLVVRPLTYGAPAFVAIVEECFPAEAFNDEAAYYDAVGDAAKEAENKRLMFEACAQFMDFSRIDVIQTSQFEVRPVL; this is encoded by the coding sequence ATGGAGAAGATAATATACGCATTGTGGCGCAGTGACGCGGTTCCGGCCGACCTGTTCAACCGCCGCCTGCTTGAAGAAGTCGCCCCTGCGCTGGGTGCTCACACGCTCGCTGTGCGGGTCAATGTGGCGGATGATGCGGTCGTTGGCGGCAATGTGCCGCGCATCGCCAATATCCGCCCGCAGATGGATGCGGTGATCCAGGTCTGGGTCAATTGTTCGCACGATCCCTATCGTAAGCCGATCGATGATATCATCGCCGCCGTCGCACCGCGCTTTGCCGCCTGGCTGGTCTGCGAATCCGTGCCTTTGCCAAACACATTGCATCCACCGGTGCCGGGCCAGCGGACCGCAGGTTTCTCGCAACTCGCTTTCATCGGCCAGCCGCCGAAGATGACGCACGAGGAGTTCGTCCATAACTGGAAGACCGTGCAGACGTCGGTCGCGATCGAAACGCAGGCCAATTTCGAATATCGCCAGAATCTGGTGGTCCGCCCGCTGACCTATGGCGCGCCGGCATTCGTCGCGATTGTCGAGGAATGTTTCCCGGCGGAAGCGTTCAACGATGAAGCGGCTTATTATGACGCAGTTGGCGATGCAGCGAAGGAGGCGGAAAACAAGCGGCTGATGTTCGAGGCCTGTGCGCAGTTCATGGATTTTTCGCGGATTGACGTGATCCAGACCAGCCAGTTCGAGGTGCGACCTGTTCTTTGA
- a CDS encoding cation diffusion facilitator family transporter: MGGAHHNHHHAAGHDNGHGHHHGAGGHSHGPVNYGRVFGIGIALNLAFVGIEGFYGFVTGSMALLADAGHNLSDVLGLVIAWGAWRLSRRRPTARFTYGLRGSSILAALFNAVFLMVACGAIALEAIQRFSAPAPVSGGTVMIVAGIGIVINLGTALLFARGSQGDINIRGAFLHMAADAAVSAGVVIAGLLTLKTGATWIDPATSLVIVAVIVAGTWGLLRESLAMAMQAVPNRIDPGAVVRALGEVEGVARVHHLHIWPTSTTETALTAHLVIPDGHPGDAFLRATATMLHERFGIGHATLQIEQDECGDCAFHI, from the coding sequence ATGGGCGGCGCCCACCACAACCATCATCACGCGGCAGGCCATGACAACGGCCATGGCCATCATCACGGGGCCGGTGGGCACAGCCATGGCCCGGTGAATTATGGTCGCGTCTTCGGGATCGGCATTGCACTCAACCTCGCTTTTGTCGGGATTGAGGGGTTTTACGGCTTCGTCACCGGATCGATGGCGCTGCTGGCCGATGCCGGGCACAATCTGTCCGACGTGCTTGGCCTCGTCATCGCATGGGGCGCCTGGCGCCTGTCGCGCCGTCGGCCAACCGCGCGTTTCACATATGGTTTGCGCGGTTCATCGATTCTGGCCGCGCTGTTCAACGCCGTTTTTCTGATGGTGGCTTGCGGGGCGATCGCGCTGGAGGCGATTCAGCGTTTCTCGGCGCCCGCGCCGGTTTCGGGCGGGACGGTGATGATCGTCGCCGGGATCGGCATCGTCATCAATCTTGGCACCGCCCTGCTATTCGCACGGGGCAGCCAGGGTGACATCAATATCCGCGGCGCCTTCCTCCATATGGCGGCGGACGCGGCGGTATCCGCCGGCGTGGTCATCGCGGGCCTGCTGACGCTCAAGACAGGGGCGACGTGGATCGATCCGGCAACCAGCCTGGTCATCGTCGCGGTGATCGTTGCCGGCACCTGGGGGCTGCTGCGGGAATCGCTGGCGATGGCGATGCAGGCGGTGCCCAACCGGATCGATCCGGGGGCTGTCGTCCGCGCGCTCGGCGAAGTCGAAGGGGTCGCGCGGGTTCACCATCTTCACATCTGGCCGACCAGTACGACCGAAACCGCGTTGACGGCGCATCTCGTGATCCCCGATGGCCATCCGGGCGATGCGTTCCTGCGCGCGACGGCCACGATGCTGCATGAGCGCTTCGGCATCGGCCATGCCACCTTGCAGATCGAACAGGACGAATGCGGTGATTGCGCCTTTCATATCTGA
- the ybaL gene encoding YbaL family putative K(+) efflux transporter, whose protein sequence is MPHVTPLIGTIVGGLVLAFIFGAIAFRLRVSPLIGYLLAGIAVGPFTPGYVANQSLANELAEIGVILLMFGVGLHFSVKNLMAVRKIAVPGALVQIGVATLLGMALAWMMGWTVIGGFVFGLALSVASTVVLLRALQERRIVDTERGQIAVGWLIVEDLVMVLALVLIPAIAVGGGSGSGLALTLAITIGKVGAFIAFMLIVGRRVVPWMLHEVAHTGSRELFRLAVLAIALGVAFGAAVLFGVSFALGAFFAGMILAESPLSQRAAEETLPLRDAFAVLFFVSVGMLFNPAIVTEQPLPLLATVLIILVGKSIAAFMIVRAFGRSRKTALTIATSLAQIGEFSFILATLGFSLKLLPAEGRDLILAGAILSIMLNPLLFSLIDRFGGRLTGEGDGAPAKEEPPLAPLSGHVVLVGHGRVGSLVSAGLIGVGERVTVIEAEPDTSNLPEQGVARLLVGNAAAGQLLRDAKIEEARMLFVAIPESFEAGQIVEQARALNPRLRIIARAHSDAEVDYLKAHGADRTIMGEREIAQRMIDEARTEIKNGH, encoded by the coding sequence ATGCCGCATGTCACACCGCTCATCGGAACCATCGTCGGAGGCCTCGTTCTGGCCTTCATATTCGGCGCAATTGCGTTTCGGCTGCGGGTGTCGCCATTGATCGGTTATCTGCTGGCGGGGATCGCGGTCGGGCCATTCACGCCGGGCTATGTCGCCAATCAGAGCCTGGCCAATGAACTGGCTGAAATCGGCGTGATCCTGCTGATGTTCGGCGTCGGTCTGCATTTCTCGGTCAAGAACCTGATGGCGGTCCGCAAGATCGCGGTGCCGGGCGCGCTGGTGCAGATTGGCGTGGCAACCCTGCTCGGGATGGCGCTGGCCTGGATGATGGGATGGACGGTCATCGGCGGCTTCGTCTTCGGCCTCGCCTTGTCCGTGGCGTCGACCGTGGTGCTGCTGCGCGCGCTGCAGGAACGCCGGATCGTCGATACGGAGCGCGGCCAGATCGCGGTCGGCTGGCTGATCGTCGAAGATCTGGTGATGGTCCTCGCGCTGGTTCTGATCCCGGCAATAGCCGTCGGCGGTGGCAGCGGATCGGGCCTGGCGCTGACCTTGGCGATCACCATCGGCAAGGTCGGGGCGTTCATCGCCTTCATGCTGATCGTCGGCCGGCGGGTGGTGCCGTGGATGCTGCACGAAGTGGCGCATACCGGATCGCGCGAACTGTTCCGGCTGGCGGTGCTGGCGATTGCGCTGGGCGTGGCGTTCGGTGCCGCCGTGCTGTTCGGCGTGTCCTTTGCGTTGGGCGCGTTCTTTGCGGGCATGATCCTGGCCGAATCGCCCCTGAGCCAACGAGCCGCCGAAGAGACGTTGCCGCTGCGCGATGCGTTCGCCGTGCTGTTTTTCGTGTCGGTGGGCATGCTGTTCAATCCGGCAATCGTGACGGAGCAGCCGCTGCCGCTGCTGGCGACGGTGCTGATCATCCTCGTCGGTAAGTCGATCGCGGCCTTCATGATCGTTCGGGCGTTCGGGCGCAGCCGCAAGACTGCGCTAACCATCGCCACCAGCCTTGCCCAGATCGGCGAGTTTTCGTTCATTCTCGCCACGCTCGGCTTCTCGCTGAAACTGCTGCCGGCCGAAGGGCGCGATCTCATCCTGGCCGGTGCGATCCTGTCGATCATGCTGAATCCGTTGCTATTCTCGCTGATCGATCGTTTCGGGGGGCGGCTCACGGGGGAAGGCGATGGCGCCCCGGCCAAGGAGGAGCCGCCGCTTGCGCCGCTGTCCGGTCATGTCGTCCTGGTCGGCCACGGCCGTGTCGGCAGCCTCGTTTCGGCCGGGCTGATCGGCGTGGGCGAGCGGGTTACGGTGATCGAGGCGGAACCGGATACGTCGAACCTGCCGGAGCAGGGCGTGGCGCGGTTGCTGGTTGGCAACGCCGCCGCCGGGCAACTGCTGCGCGATGCGAAGATCGAGGAAGCCCGGATGCTGTTCGTGGCGATCCCCGAAAGTTTCGAGGCGGGCCAGATCGTCGAACAGGCCCGTGCGCTCAACCCGCGCCTGCGGATCATTGCCCGCGCGCACAGCGATGCCGAGGTCGACTATCTCAAGGCGCATGGCGCCGATCGCACGATCATGGGCGAGCGCGAAATAGCGCAGCGCATGATCGATGAGGCGCGGACGGAGATCAAAAACGGGCACTAA
- a CDS encoding cation:proton antiporter domain-containing protein, whose amino-acid sequence MPLPIHSNAFSDSLVILGAAGLVIPAFARFRVNPVIGFILVGLLVGPSGLGSLVDHAPWLFHFTITDAHSIEPFAEFGIVLLLFSIGLELSFKRLWSMRGSVFGLGAAELIISALVIGIALHLIGQSWVGAIGLGLALALSSTALVLPMAGTASKVGRTAFAMLLFEDLALVPIIFGLGALAPNATDEGWEGILTTLWQGGLTVVGLMVLGRFLLPRLFAQAARTKSPELFLAASLLVVILSSIATTAVGLSPIVGALLAGILIAETDYHTEVEVITAPFKGLALGVFLITVGMSLDVRVILANWQELTMAVVGVVAAKAIVTAVLLRFSGADRGVAAETGLLMASPSETTLIVLAAAAQAKLIMPSTAAFWQIVTAIGLTITPLLARIGRDAARRVDMRHRADPSEESALAPGRAIIVGFGRVGRLVAQMLDAHKRPYMALDADIDTIAHARQRGYQIMFGDIMRPGMIERLHLDKASALVLTMDEPVQIVRTVARVRALYPDLTIVARARDPNHAAELYKAGATDAVPETLESSLQLSEAVLVDLGVAMGPVIASIHEKRAELRAKIMQMAQTTREPPLRVRRLRDVKPQEADDAA is encoded by the coding sequence ATGCCACTACCGATCCATTCCAACGCATTCAGCGATTCGCTGGTTATCCTCGGCGCCGCCGGCCTTGTCATCCCTGCCTTTGCGCGTTTCCGCGTCAATCCGGTGATCGGATTCATCCTTGTCGGCCTGCTCGTCGGCCCATCGGGGTTGGGGTCGTTGGTCGATCATGCGCCGTGGCTGTTCCATTTTACGATAACCGACGCCCATTCGATCGAGCCATTCGCGGAATTCGGCATCGTCCTCCTGCTCTTTTCGATCGGGCTGGAATTGTCGTTCAAACGCCTCTGGTCGATGCGCGGATCCGTTTTCGGACTTGGCGCGGCCGAACTGATCATTTCGGCGCTGGTGATCGGCATCGCCCTGCACCTTATCGGGCAAAGCTGGGTCGGCGCGATCGGGCTTGGCCTTGCGCTCGCCTTATCGTCGACCGCGCTGGTGCTGCCGATGGCCGGCACCGCATCCAAAGTCGGCCGCACCGCCTTTGCCATGCTGCTGTTCGAGGATCTCGCGCTGGTGCCGATCATCTTCGGGCTGGGCGCCCTGGCCCCCAACGCCACCGATGAAGGCTGGGAAGGCATTCTGACCACATTATGGCAGGGCGGCCTTACCGTCGTCGGATTGATGGTCCTCGGCCGCTTCCTGCTGCCGCGCCTGTTCGCGCAGGCCGCACGCACAAAAAGCCCCGAACTGTTCCTCGCCGCCAGCCTGCTCGTCGTCATCCTGTCGAGCATCGCCACCACGGCAGTCGGCCTGTCGCCGATCGTGGGCGCGCTGCTCGCCGGAATCCTGATCGCTGAAACCGATTACCACACTGAAGTCGAAGTGATCACCGCGCCGTTCAAGGGCCTCGCGCTCGGCGTGTTCCTCATCACCGTGGGCATGAGCCTCGACGTGCGCGTCATCCTCGCCAACTGGCAGGAACTGACGATGGCGGTGGTCGGTGTCGTCGCCGCCAAGGCCATCGTCACCGCCGTCCTGCTGCGGTTCAGCGGCGCCGACCGTGGCGTCGCCGCCGAAACCGGACTGCTGATGGCATCGCCATCGGAAACGACGCTGATCGTGCTGGCCGCCGCAGCGCAGGCCAAACTGATCATGCCGTCGACCGCCGCATTCTGGCAGATCGTGACCGCGATCGGCCTGACCATCACCCCGCTGCTCGCGCGGATCGGCCGCGATGCCGCGCGTCGGGTCGATATGCGCCACCGGGCCGATCCTTCCGAAGAATCGGCGCTGGCACCCGGCCGCGCCATCATCGTCGGCTTTGGCCGCGTTGGCCGGCTCGTCGCGCAGATGCTCGACGCCCACAAGCGGCCTTACATGGCGCTCGACGCCGATATCGATACGATCGCCCATGCCCGCCAGCGCGGATACCAGATCATGTTCGGCGATATCATGCGGCCCGGGATGATCGAACGGCTGCACCTCGACAAGGCCAGCGCGCTGGTGCTGACGATGGACGAACCGGTGCAGATCGTCCGCACCGTCGCCCGTGTCCGCGCCCTTTACCCCGATCTCACCATCGTTGCCCGCGCCCGCGACCCGAACCACGCCGCCGAACTGTACAAGGCCGGCGCCACCGATGCCGTACCCGAAACACTCGAATCCTCACTGCAACTATCCGAAGCCGTGCTGGTCGATCTCGGCGTCGCGATGGGGCCGGTGATCGCGTCGATCCACGAAAAGCGCGCCGAATTGCGCGCCAAAATCATGCAAATGGCGCAAACCACCCGCGAACCGCCACTGCGCGTCCGCCGCCTGCGCGACGTGAAACCGCAGGAAGCCGACGACGCTGCCTAA
- a CDS encoding NADP-dependent oxidoreductase, with protein MAKAWTLKSRPVGVPGAEHFALVEMPAAPLAEGDVRVRNSWLSVDPYMRGRMYDVKSYVPPFALGEPLAGGAVGVVVESRAAGFAPGDRVLHMLGWRDEAVGPAREFTKLPANGAPDQWFLGPLGMPGMTAYFGLLAVGEAKAGETVFVSAAAGAVGSAVVQIAKLKGMTVVGSAGGPEKCALVRELGADAAIDYKAEGSLVAKLHAAAPQGIDVYFDNVGSDHLDAALAVARDNARFAMCGMIDGYNSSDPVALRYLMRIIAARVRLRGFIVFDFADRMAEFQAEMGAWMAAGKIRSLETVHDGLAATPDAFRALFSGGNTGKMLVRL; from the coding sequence GTGGCCAAGGCCTGGACCCTGAAATCGCGGCCCGTGGGTGTGCCGGGCGCAGAACATTTCGCGCTGGTCGAAATGCCCGCCGCCCCGCTGGCCGAAGGCGACGTGCGTGTACGCAACAGCTGGCTTTCGGTTGATCCGTACATGCGCGGGCGGATGTATGACGTGAAAAGCTATGTCCCGCCGTTCGCGCTGGGTGAACCGCTGGCGGGTGGTGCCGTGGGCGTGGTGGTGGAATCACGCGCGGCGGGCTTTGCCCCTGGCGATCGCGTGCTCCACATGCTTGGCTGGCGCGACGAAGCGGTTGGGCCGGCCAGAGAGTTCACCAAATTGCCGGCCAATGGCGCCCCCGATCAATGGTTTCTCGGTCCTCTCGGCATGCCGGGGATGACGGCTTATTTCGGCCTGCTTGCGGTGGGCGAGGCCAAGGCGGGCGAGACGGTGTTCGTGTCGGCCGCGGCCGGGGCGGTCGGCTCTGCGGTGGTGCAGATCGCCAAGCTCAAGGGAATGACGGTCGTCGGATCGGCCGGTGGACCGGAAAAATGTGCGCTGGTCCGCGAATTGGGCGCGGATGCGGCGATTGATTACAAGGCCGAAGGCTCGTTGGTGGCCAAGCTCCACGCGGCCGCGCCTCAGGGAATCGACGTCTATTTCGACAATGTGGGCAGCGATCATCTGGATGCGGCGCTGGCCGTGGCGCGCGATAATGCCCGGTTCGCCATGTGCGGGATGATCGACGGTTATAATTCGTCGGATCCGGTAGCCCTGCGCTATCTGATGCGGATCATTGCCGCGCGAGTGCGGTTGCGCGGGTTCATCGTCTTCGATTTCGCTGATCGGATGGCCGAGTTCCAAGCCGAAATGGGGGCCTGGATGGCCGCAGGGAAGATTCGCAGCCTCGAAACCGTACATGACGGGCTGGCCGCAACGCCCGATGCGTTTCGTGCGCTGTTCAGCGGTGGCAACACCGGCAAGATGCTGGTGCGGCTGTAG
- the recO gene encoding DNA repair protein RecO, whose product MHIAATAIVCSVLIHGEHGVVARLLTPDDGLQPGYVRGGRSRRLRPVLLPGNIVQADYRSRSDAQLAALTVELVESRAGLMGEPLAAAAVDWATALTAITLPEGQPFPELYVALDGLLSAIDAAPSARGWAAALARYELMMLAHMGFGLDLSACAVTDASDDLTYVSPKSGRAVSAAAGEGYRDRLLPLPGFLIGGGVAGDWADILAAFRLTGHFLARDVLTDRRAGVLAARGRLIDRIKRLS is encoded by the coding sequence ATGCATATCGCCGCCACCGCAATCGTCTGTTCCGTCCTCATCCACGGCGAACATGGCGTGGTGGCACGGCTGCTGACCCCGGACGACGGGTTGCAGCCCGGCTATGTACGCGGCGGGCGATCGCGGCGACTGCGCCCGGTGCTGCTGCCGGGCAATATCGTCCAGGCCGATTATCGTTCGCGCAGCGATGCGCAACTGGCGGCGCTGACGGTGGAACTGGTTGAGAGCCGTGCGGGGCTGATGGGGGAACCGCTTGCGGCCGCAGCGGTCGACTGGGCGACCGCGTTGACCGCGATCACCTTGCCCGAAGGTCAGCCCTTTCCCGAATTGTACGTGGCGCTGGATGGTTTGCTCAGCGCGATTGACGCGGCGCCGTCGGCGCGCGGCTGGGCGGCGGCGCTGGCCCGCTACGAACTGATGATGCTGGCGCACATGGGATTTGGTCTCGATCTGTCAGCCTGCGCTGTCACCGACGCGAGTGACGATCTCACCTATGTCAGCCCGAAGAGCGGCCGGGCGGTCAGCGCAGCGGCGGGGGAGGGGTATCGCGATCGCCTGCTGCCTTTGCCCGGCTTTTTGATCGGGGGCGGGGTGGCCGGGGACTGGGCCGATATCCTCGCTGCGTTCCGCCTTACCGGCCATTTCCTTGCGCGCGACGTGCTGACCGATCGGCGTGCTGGCGTGCTGGCGGCGCGCGGGCGGCTGATCGATCGGATCAAACGACTTAGTTGA